The sequence TCCCCGACGGGGCGATGGACGGATCCCAGTAATACACTGGCTGTTCGTAGCCCTCCGCCTCGGTGCCGACGCCGATGCGGAGCCCGGAATAGTGGCGGCCGTAGGAGATCACCGGCCAGCCGTAGTTCTTTCCCGCTTCCGGAATGTTGATCTCGTCGCCGCCTCGTGCCCCATGCTCCACGATCCACAGCCTTCCGGTCTTCGGCTCGATGGCCGCGCCCTGGATGTTGCGATGACCGATGGACCAGATCTCCGGCAGGGCCTCGCCACTCCTCGCAAACGGATTGTCGGGCGGGATGGACCCATCTGCGGCAATCCTGAGCACGGAGCCGGCATGATCCTGCGGATCCTGCGCACGGTCCTGCTGGCCGCGGTCGCCCAAGGTGACGAAGAGCGTCCTATCGGGCGCCGGGACGATGCGCGAGCCGAAATGCCGTCCGCCGGACGTCTTGCGGTTCATGCTGACGAGGACCTTCACGTCCTCCAGCTGCGCGGCACCGTCTGTAACCACAAGACGGGCGCGTGCGGCGGCCGTGCCTGTCCCGCCCGGCCCCGGCTCGGAGAATGTAAAATAGATCGTGCGCGTGTCATCGAAATCCGGAGCGGCAACGACATCAAGCAATCCGCCCTGCCCGGA comes from Stappia sp. 28M-7 and encodes:
- a CDS encoding PQQ-dependent sugar dehydrogenase, with the translated sequence MVTTVLAGSAVLAAACVSVSAQTVHTSGDTRFSVTQVVGDLSYPWGFDILPDGSFLVNEAEGRMLIVSPDGDSRIEVAGVPEVRASGQGGLLDVVAAPDFDDTRTIYFTFSEPGPGGTGTAAARARLVVTDGAAQLEDVKVLVSMNRKTSGGRHFGSRIVPAPDRTLFVTLGDRGQQDRAQDPQDHAGSVLRIAADGSIPPDNPFARSGEALPEIWSIGHRNIQGAAIEPKTGRLWIVEHGARGGDEINIPEAGKNYGWPVISYGRHYSGLRIGVGTEAEGYEQPVYYWDPSIAPSGMAFYTGDAVPEWRGNLFVGALKDQLISRLAVADGKIVTEDWLLAGEYGRIRTLRNGPDGALWFSTDEGEGGIYRISGAP